The following are encoded together in the Ictalurus punctatus breed USDA103 chromosome 1, Coco_2.0, whole genome shotgun sequence genome:
- the LOC108261220 gene encoding endothelin-2, giving the protein MALYIFIIFSISWSAMLHEGFGLPVINQSAGNVPHRQRTKRCSCITQLDSECHYFCHLDIIWVNTPSKTTVYGLGSPLARRRRSAGRCFCANPADQTCNTFCVHSSDNTADLLRSFSEPLQEKPEFNSDLHVALENLNNADSGIEVTEGSMNNAHVEFQTFLRNLLRAKSRAMKMAATAKQKSLRAHKPGPR; this is encoded by the exons ATGGCACTgtacatcttcatcatcttctctATTAGCTGGTCTGCAATGTTGCAtgaag GGTTTGGTTTGCCTGTAATAAATCAGTCTGCTGGAAACGTCCCACATAGACAGCGCACCAAACGATGTTCTTGCATTACCCAGCTGGACTCTGAATGCCACTACTTCTGCCATCTGGACATCATCTGGGTGAACACACCAAG TAAGACTACTGTATATGGGCTGGGGAGTCCATTGGCCCGACGCCGCAGATCTGCAGGCCGCTGCTTCTGTGCCAATCCTGCTGACCAAACCTGTAACACCTTCTGTGTCCACAG CTCAGACAATACTGCTGACCTGCTGAGGAGCTTTTCTGAACCACTGCAGGAAAAACCTGAGTTTAATTCAGACCTCCATGTTGCCTTGGAAAACCTGAACAATGCTGATTCAGGAATAGAAGTCACTGAAGGGTCTATGAATAATGCTCATGTTGAATTTCAGACATTCCTCAG GAACCTGTTGAGAGCTAAATCCAGGGCCATGAAGATGGCTGCTACTGCCAAGCAAAAAAGCTTAAGGGCCCATAAGCCAGGCCCTAGGTAA